One window of the Eucalyptus grandis isolate ANBG69807.140 chromosome 8, ASM1654582v1, whole genome shotgun sequence genome contains the following:
- the LOC104414477 gene encoding dCTP pyrophosphatase 1 codes for MGGGGEDRAEEEVVDVGLKDLSKRLEEFARARDWEKYHSPRNLLLAMIGEVGELSEIFQWRGEVDKGLPNWEEAEKEHLGEELSDVLLYLVRLADICGIDLGDAAAKKIVKNAIKYPANKALFTDQKKTRPSSENHVISQGQKAS; via the exons ATGGGAGGTGGAGGAGAAGATAGAGCAGAGGAGGAAGTGGTGGACGTTGGCCTCAAGGACTTGTCCAAGAGACTTGAAGAATTTGCAAGAGCTAGGGACTGGGAAAAGTACCACAGCCCTAGAAATCTCCTCCTCGCCATG ATCGGGGAGGTGGGAGAGCTGTCGGAGATATTCCAGTGGAGAGGGGAGGTGGACAAGGGGCTGCCCAACTGGGAGGAGGCGGAGAAGGAGCATCTCGGGGAGGAGCTCTCCGACGTGTTGCTCTACCTCGTGAGATTGGCCGACATTTGCGGCATCGACCTCGGCGATGCTGCCGCCAAGAAGATTGTCAAGAACGCCATTAAGTACCCTGCCAACAAGGCCCTcttcaccgaccaaaaaaaaacaaggccCTCTTCTGAAAATCATGTCATCTCTCAAGGCCAAAAGGCCAGTTGA
- the LOC104414478 gene encoding 60S ribosomal protein L14-1: MPFKRYIEIGRVALINYGKDYGRLVVIVDVVDQNRALVDAPDMVRSQMNFKRLSLTDIKIDIKRVPRKSTLIKAMQEADVQGKWDKSSWGRKLIVQKKRASLNDFDRFKLMLAKIKRGGLIRQELAKLKKESAS; this comes from the exons ATG CCGTTCAAGAGGTACATAGAGATCGGCAGGGTTGCGCTGATCAACTACGGCAAGGATTACGGCAGACTCGTCGTCATCGTCGATGTGGTCGACCAGAACAGA GCTCTTGTCGATGCACCTGACATGGTCAGGTCGCAGATGAACTTTAAGAGGCTCTCGCTCACTGATATCAAGATCGATATCAAGAGGGTTCCGAGGAAGAGCACTCTCATTAAGGCTATGCAGGAGGCTG ATGTCCAGGGTAAGTGGGATAAGAGTTCTTGGGGGAGGAAACTTATTGTTCAGAAGAAAAGGGCATCCCTTAATGATTTTGACAGATTTAAGCTCATGTTGGCCAAAATTAAG AGAGGTGGATTGATCAGGCAAGAACTGGCAAAGCTCAAGAAGGAGAGCGCATCCTAA
- the LOC104414480 gene encoding serine/threonine-protein kinase tricornered: MDPTRCWFGKFRSKDGARPSKKKDVAGNGKDGSKPPTSEEAPSNVTKQKVAAAKQYIENHYKKQMKNIEERKERRQILEMKLADADVSEEEQNNLLKHLEKKETEYMRLQRHKMGADDFEPLTMIGKGAFGEVRICREKGTGHVYAMKKLKKSEMLRRGQVEHVKAERNLLAEVESNCIVKLYCSFQDEEYLYLIMEYLPGGDMMTLLMRKDILTEDEARFYVAETVLAIESIHKHNYIHRDIKPDNLLLDRNGHMKLSDFGLCKPLDCSNLQEKDFSVGTNLSGALSSDGRPLASKRTQQEQLQHWQRNRRTLAYSTVGTPDYIAPEVLLKKGYGMECDWWSLGAIMYEMLVGYPPFYSDDPMSTCRKIVNWRTHLKFPEEAKLSPEAKDLISKLLCNVDQRLGTKGAYEIKAHPWFIGIEWDRLYQMKAAFIPEVNDELDTQNFEKFEEADNQIQTSTRSGPWRKMLSSKDINFVGYTYKNFEIVNDNQLPGIAELKKKNTKPKRPSIKSLFDDESGTAAGRPVHGSFMNLLPPQLEVPEKQNESN; encoded by the exons ATGGACCCCACAAGATGTTGGTTTGGGAAGTTTAGGTCCAAAGATGGAGCAAGGCCGTCGAAAAAGAAAGACGTCGCTGGGAATGGGAAAGATGGGTCAAAACCTCCAACAAGTGAAGAAGCACCTTCAAATGTCACCAAGCAGAAAGTTGCAGCAGCGAAGCAGTACATAGAAAATCATTACaaaaagcaaatgaagaatattgaagaaaggaaagagcg TCGTCAGATACTGGAAATGAAGCTGGCTGATGCCGATGTTTCCGAGGAAGAGCAAAACAATTTGCTCAAGCACCTGGAGAAGAAGGAAACAGAATACATGCGCCTTCAGAGGCATAAAATGGGTGCTGATGATTTTGAGCCGTTGACAATGATAGGGAAAGGTGCATTTGGTGAG GTGAGAATATGTAGAGAGAAGGGAACAGGTCATGTATATGCTatgaagaagttaaaaaaatctGAGATGCTTCGTAGAGGGCAG GTTGAACATGTGAAAGCAGAGAGGAATCTTCTTGCAGAGGTTGAAAGCAACTGCATTGTCAAACTATATTGCTCCTTCCAGGATGAAGAATATCTCTATCTCATTATGGAGTATCTACCTGGTGGAGATATGATGACTTTGCTAATGAGGAAGGACATATTGACTGAAGATGAGGCCAGATTCTATGTTGCAGAGACTGTTCTGGCAATTGAATCTATCCATAAACATAATTATATTCATAG AGATATCAAGCCTGACAACTTGCTGCTTGACAGAAATGGTCATATGAAATTATCAGATTTTGGTTTATGTAAGCCACTAGATTGCAGTAATCTGCAAGAAAAGGACTTCTCTGTGGGAACCAATCTTAGTGGGGCTCTTTCGAGTGATGGCCGACCTTTGGCATCAAAGCGAACTCAACAGGAGCAACTGCAGCATTGGCAGAGGAACAGAAGGACGCTG GCTTATTCAACCGTTGGTACACCGGATTATATTGCCCCAGAAGTTCTTTTGAAGAAAGGTTATGGGATGGAATGTGATTG GTGGTCTCTTGGTGCCATCATGTATGAAATGCTTGTGGGATACCCTCCTTTTTACTCCGACGATCCTATGTCAACATGTAGAAAG ATTGTGAACTGGAGAACTCATTTGAAATTTCCTGAAGAAGCAAAGCTGTCTCCAGAAGCTAAAGATCTCATAAGCAAACTTCTATGTAATGTCGACCAGAGGCTGGGAACGAAAGGGGCTTATGAAATTAAA GCCCATCCATGGTTTATAGGGATCGAATGGGACCGGTTGTATCAGATGAAAGCTGCGTTTATTCCTGAGGTCAACGATGAGTTGGATACTCagaactttgaaaaatttgaagag GCTGACAATCAAATTCAAACTTCAACAAGATCAGGTCCATGGAGAAAG ATGCTCTCTTCCAAGGACATCAACTTTGTCGGTTACACATATAAGAACTTTGAGATTGTCAATGATAATCAGTTGCCTGGAATAG CtgaactgaagaagaagaatacaaAACCCAAAAGGCCATCCATCAAGTCTCTCTTTG atgatgaGTCAGGCACAGCAGCAGGTCGACCCGTTCATGGTAGCTTTATGAATCTCCTGCCCCCTCAACTCGAAGTTCCTGAGAAACAAAATGAATCTAATTGA
- the LOC104417211 gene encoding epsin-3 codes for MTQIAEASYDIDDYWRVVDVLHRRLQSIDWKQWRQSYKTLVLLDFLLTHGPEEFAEEFEGDVTIIEELGAFQYVDEKGFNWGGNMHKKAEQIVKLLGDREALKKARLKALKITKEIQGFGSSTSSPSSRSSCSNSETLRTWSFGSSSASSTWNEANDPCRLDQFSPRKEFKEGYYQGRTKDDDTSDFLSKTENRSHRWNHHATKEIKSLLDPKDPYPEQKNGLVSGICSKLAALSPRKANGTEKNAFRSLSDAGKAMRKNYERQFSIGY; via the exons ATGACTCAAATCGCCGAGGCATCCTATGATATAGACGATTACTGGAGAGTTGTTGACGTTCTCCATAGAAG ACTGCAGAGCATCGATTGGAAGCAGTGGAGGCAATCCTACAAGACTCTGGTCCTCCTCGACTTCTTGCTAACACATGGTCCCGAGGAATTTGCAGAAGAATTTGAAGGTGATGTCACCATTATCGAGGAGCTCGGTGCCTTTCAATATGTTGATGAAAAAGG ATTCAACTGGGGCGGCAACATGCACAAGAAAGCTGAGCAAATAGTAAAACTTCTGGGAGACCGAGAAGCTCTCAAGAAAGCTCGCCTGAAAGCTCTGAAAATAACAAAGGAAATACAAGGATTTGGGAGTTCCACCTCGTCTCCATCATCACGATCTTCTTGTTCTAATTCTGAAACGTTGAGGACGTGGTCCTTCGGCTCTAGCTCTGCAAGTTCCACCTGGAATGAGGCCAACGATCCATGCAGGCTCGACCAATTTTCCCCGAGAAAGGAATTTAAAGAGGGTTACtatcaaggaagaacaaaggATGACGATACTAGCGATTTCTTGTCTAAAACTGAGAACCGATCACACCGGTGGAATCACCACGCCACCAAAGAAATAAAGTCCTTGCTTGATCCAAAAGACCCTTATCCTGAGCAGAAAAATGGTCTGGTGAGCGGGATTTGCTCGAAGCTGGCCGCTTTGAGTCCGAGGAAAGCAAATGGTACCGAAAAGAATGCATTCAGGAGTTTGTCCGATGCTGGAAAGGCAATGAGGAAGAACTATGAACGACAATTTTCGATTGGATATTGA
- the LOC104414479 gene encoding casein kinase 1-like protein 10 gives MDHVIGGKFKLGRKIGSGSFGELYLGINVQSGEEVAIKLESVKTKHPQLHYESKIYMLLQGGTGIPHLKWFGVEGEYNVMVIDLLGPSLEDLFNYCNRKFSLKTVLMLADQLINRVEYMHSRGFLHRDIKPDNFLMGLGRKANQVYIIDYGLAKKYRDLQTHKHIPYRENKNLTGTARYASVNTHLGVEQSRRDDLESLGYVLMYFLRGSLPWQGLKAGTKKQKYDKISEKKMLTPIEVLCRSYPSEFTSYFHYCRSLRFEDKPDYSYLKRLFRDLFIREGYQFDYVFDWTILKYPQIGSSSRARPSSKPALNPGPSAERAERSERPSVGQEIRERLSGAVEAFARRNGASHGFHGDHSRHRSSDDAPSSKDVQPDSEKARSSSRNGSTSKRAVISSSRPSSSGEPSDGRSSRLVSSSGRLSTTHRVQPGFESKSSSFTRNGATRGSRDDALRSFELLSLGTSKRK, from the exons ATGGATCATGTGATTGGTGGCAAATTTAAGCTCGGCCGGAAGATCGGTAGCGGATCGTTCGGGGAACTATATTTGG GAATCAATGTGCAGAGTGGAGAGGAGGTGGCAATAAAGCTG GAATCTGTGAAGACTAAGCATCCTCAGCTTCACTATGAGTCAAAAATATACATGCTGCTACAGGGAGGAA CTGGTATTCCCCATCTGAAATGGTTTGGAGTCGAGGGAGAGTACAATGTGATGGTTATTGATCTTCTTGGACCAAGTTTGGAGGACTTATTCAACTATTGTAATCGGAAGTTTTCTTTGAAGACTGTTTTGATGCTCGCGGATCAATTA ATAAATAGAGTTGAGTATATGCACTCACGGGGTTTTCTCCATCGTGATATAAAGCCTGACAACTTCTTGATGGGTTTAGGGCGAAAAGCTAATCAG GTGTACATTATTGACTACGGACTTGCTAAAAAATACAGGGATCTTCAAACACACAAGCACATTCCATACAG GGAAAACAAGAATCTTACAGGAACAGCTCGCTATGCAAGTGTCAACACTCATCTTGGAGTTG AACAAAGTAGGAGAGATGATTTGGAATCTCTTGGTTATGTGCTTATGTACTTTCTTCGAGGAAG CCTTCCATGGCAGGGCCTGAAAGCAGGCACTAAAAAGCAGAAATATGACAAGATTAGTGAAAAGAAGATGCTCACTCCCATTGAG GTTCTCTGCAGATCATATCCATCTGAATTCACATCATACTTCCACTATTGTCGTTCATTGCGGTTTGAGGACAAACCAGATTATTCATACCTGAAGAGGCTATTCCGGGATCTATTTATTCGTGAAG GTTATCAATTTGACTATGTTTTCGATTGGACCATACTGAAATACCCACAGATTGGCTCCAGTTCTAGAGCACGG CCAAGCAGTAAACCTGCTCTAAATCCTGGACCTTCTGCAGAAAGAGCAGAAAGATCAGAAAGACCTTCTG TGGGACAAGAGATTCGAGAGAGACTCTCGGGTGCTGTTGAGGCATTTGCTAGGAGGAATGGCGCCAGCCATGGCTTTCATGGTGATCATTCCAGGCACAGATCTTCAGATGATGCACCCTCATCCAAGGATGTG CAACCCGATTCTGAGAAAGCCCGCAGTTCTTCTCGCAATGGAAGTACTTCAAAGAGAGCAGTAATATCGAGCAGCCGACCAAGCTCCTCTGGTGAGCCCAGTGATGGTCGGTCGAGCCGATTGGTATCGAGCAGTGGACGCCTGTCCACCACCCACAGGGTTCAACCTGGCTTCGAGTCGAAATCGTCATCCTTCACCAGGAACGGGGCCACAAGGGGCAGCCGGGACGATGCACTTCGGAGCTTCGAGCTTCTATCTCTTGGCACTAgcaagagaaaataa